The DNA sequence ggcctttctttttgttctcacTATTTTTAAGGATAcctcctaattttattttaaactttgttTCTGATGTTATCCCtaacactttgttttgtttaccaaacaaagatatattaaaataataaagtgaaagaaaagaaagtgaaaagaaaaaaaataaaatagaaaataagacgATTGTTGTACTAATAACGTTTCCTTAGTTTAccatttaaaatagttaatcttttaattgatcTTTTAGAATAGTTTTTCCTTTAGATAGTTTTTAGATAGCATTTTGCTTATATATGTGCTTACACATATTGAAGCCTAATgaggtttttgtttttttttaacggAGAAGCCTAATGAGTTAAATGATATAGATTTGTGATTCGATGTTTTCTGTGCATAACCATTAAACTTATTATAGAAGTTATATTTAAcccaaatatttaattttgtgtttgtataaattgtaaattattttaatttatttggaaTACATAGATATAGAAtgctaaagattttttttttccgtaaTTCAAATACGTgctagtttgatttttatttttacattatcataaTAAACCAATGTAGCCTTCTGGATCGGACAATGAAGCTCCAAAAGCAGATTTCGCAACCAACATGACTCTGAAACTACATTGGCAACCCTTCGATATTCAGCCTCTGCACTAGACCTAGACAAAGTAGCCTGTCGTTTAGCTGACCAAGAGATCAAATTATCACCAAGAAATACACAATACCTAGAAGTAGACCGTCTCGTATCTGGGCATCCACCCCAATCAGCATCCGTATAAGAAATAAGAGTGGATGTAGATGATGGATAAAGATGAAGACCATGGTCTATAATACCCTAAATGTAGTGCAATATGCGATTGAGAGCGTGCATGTGCTCATCCTTTGGGTCATGCATGAATAAGCACACATGTTGCACTGCATATGTAATGTCAGGTCTAGTAAAAGTAAGGTATTGCAGAGCCCCAGCAAGGCTCCTGTAGAGAGTCAGATCCTCAAATGAAGTGCTTGATGTAGCACTAAGCTTTGGTTTAGTATCAATAGGGGTAGGTGATGACTTACAAGAAGACATGCCAGCACGATCAATAATCTCCATGGCATATTTCTTTTGAGATAAAAACAAACCACCAGCATGATGAGTTACAGCAATGCCCGAAAAATAGCTCAACTGTCCCAAGTCCTTCATAGCAAATTCTGAGCTAAGAAGGGTAATAATGGACTTACGAAGCTCATAAGAGGAAGCAGTCAAAATGATGTCATCcacatataacaaaatataagccATAGAAGTACCTTGTCGATAGATGAAAAGAGAATGATCCGAAGTGCTATGAGAGAACCCGAGTGTATGAACAAAATTAGCAAATCTCTTATACCAAGCCTGTGGTGCCTGTTTAAGCCCGTATAGAGATTTCTTTAACAGACAAACATGATTAGGTTTTTGTGGGTCCCTAAAACCCATAGGCTGATGCATGTAGACAGTCTCATTAAGTTCACCATGTAAGAAGACATTTTTTATGTCAAGTTGATGAATGAGTCATGCCTTAGACAAAGTCAGACTCAGAACTGTGCGAATAGTTGCTGGTTTGACCACCGGACTAAATGTGTCACCACAATCTACGCCAACCTGTTGAGTTTTGCCATCACCTACAAGACGGGCTTTATGCCTCTAAAAAAGAACCAttagatttttctttatgaGAAAAAATCCACAATGATCAAATTACATTAACATCAGGTGGACGGGGCACCAACTCCcacatcttattttttataagagcATCAAATTCATAATCCATAGCCTTTTTCCAATTCGGGTCCCGAAGGGCCGACACGGGGTTACGTGGCAGAGGGGATTTAGCAATAGTGGTGTGAAGATTAAAGATCTTCTTTGGCTTAACTATCCCATGTTGGCTGCATGTAACAGGTCGAGGAGGTGGGCTGGGACGTGAAGAAGGGGCTGGACTAGGAGGAGGGGAAGCAGTCGCTAGATAATTCGTACAATTAACAATACTCTTCTTTGGCTCAATGGTTGGGCCGATTGCAATATTAGAGGAGTTGGGTCCGAATGGAACTAGACCAGGAGTTTGAGCATTAGGAGTAGTGGATTGAGACACTAAATGGTGGACCACGTATGGGTTTGGGCCATCATCTAAGAAATCATAAGTCTGAATATGAGGAGTATGTAATTTAGCAAATGGAAATTATGTTTCATCGAAAATGACATGAcgacttataattatttttccagAAGATAAGTCAGCATTTATAACCACGATGATTCGAAGGATATCCCAAAAAACACATGGAGTAGAGCAAGGTGTGTATGCCTGCTGAGGGTGTGCATTACAACCTCGATGTCTGTTGGAGTAGGAGCTGCGGCTGTGTCTGCTTGCTGAGGTATGGACCCAAGAATACCGGGCTGTTGGTGCGGAGGTTGCAGATAATTGGGCTTGGCCCATGGAGCAGCTGGGTACAGATAAGGAGGAACAACCCACTGCATCCATGGCCAAGGCCATTGCTATCTTGTAGGCCAGGGGTTATTCTGGGGCTACTGCTGTTCACCCCCGTGATTGCTGCCACCGCCACCTTTACCCCCGCCACTAGAGCCTCCCTTGCCAGCGTTTGAGTTATCACGACCACCAGTGTTGTTGCGATTCTTTCTAGAATTGCCATAGTTTGAATACCGTTTTCCATCATTATTTGTGTGGCGTACTGATGAATGATCAGACATCTCTTGAGATTCATCCGAGTCACGAGCCACCATGGCGGAGGACGAGGTCTGAGCCGCCTTCTTGAGGTCGGATTCTTCGAGAACAAGCATTGAACGTGCTTGATAAAACTGAGAAATGGTGGCATAAATCCATTGTAGAATGGTGGCGTCTAGTGTCAACTAGAGTTCTGTCTCTTCCTCCGTTGGTGGCGCCTTCTGCTTGCCATCCTGCGGAGGAATTATATGATCAATTACCCTATGGGATCGTGCgtgaattttgaaaagttcAGCCCATGTCATGTATTGGACATTTTCCATCTCAAGAATGATTGGGACATGATTCTTGATGTTGGATATAGCAAGAGCAGGGTGAAAGGTAGATTTTGAGTTaggtggtggagaagaaggggagaagaagaagaaaggggctgAACGACGCTAGGATCTGTGTGTGGAAGGCTGATGAAGGTTCAAAAATCTTTTCCTAAGCAATCTGATACCATgaaagaaattgtttccttgaaTAATTCATTAAGCACCATTCGCTTATATACAATATTACAAGCTAAAGATATATAAGCTAAAAATATGactaaagataaatttaatagaTATAACAACTATAAAACTGAAGATAAACCTAATAGCTAAAGATATGATTAAAGATAAATCTAATAGATATAATAACTATATAAAATTAGATATATTATCATATCTTCTAACAAAatgatttaatcaattacatttaagacaaaagaaataaaatattgttttcattGAGACTTTTGGGCCCACCTATATCCTTTCATTGAGACTCGACTTCTCATTTCAGCCCATATGGTAGAATATTGCTTTCTAGTTAGTGTCAATTACTGATTATTAATaacattatatttgtttgtgtaaaaaaaaaaaaagccttcgTTGTGCAGTATCTTCAATTTCAAAGCACATCCTAAACCTCATTCCAGCTGCATAAGAATAATCAAGGCTCTTTAAGAATCTGTGGATAAGTATGATGAACTCAGATGAACATTGATCAGATACCATACTTTGtaagaaggaaagaagaaaaaacaaaaaaaaaaaacaagtattgCAAAAAACACCATGAAAACTTAGACCAGGATAGTACGTACATGTAAAACCATCAGTTGAAGAAAACCATTCCAGGATTCATAAGTTATGCTAGCATAATAAAACAATGTAGTCTAATTCTTCATTTATTGTCATCAAGAATCTGTTTGTTTGAAAAAGTAACTCAACTATTGGTACACTCAAGTATTAGCAATAGTCATTGCTCTACAGAGTTGCGTGTAAAGCTGTCTGGGTATAATGagttcaaatttaagaaaataagtaattatatgttgctgagggcgagccctggtgcagcggtaaagttgtgccttggtgacttgttggtcatgggttcgaatccggaaacagcctctttgcatatgcaagggtaaggctgcgtacaatatccctcccccataccttcgcatagcgaagagcctctgggcaatggggtacgcagtttttaagtaattatatgTTGCTAGGATATTCACATAATAATGTATTTAAGAAGTTGAAAGGGGAAATTATTCACCTAGGGACAAATATCTTTATGCTATTGTCTAAGAAAATATGATGATGATTAATAATTGCATTTGGCATTTAGGCCTAAACACATGTAAACCTCttgtaaaacaataaaaaaatgaaagatagtCACAGGATATTAGCTTGACTTGTGTGTGCCTATTCTTAGTAAAACATACTATAAAGCATTTTGAGCAACGGGAAGCATTCAATAACTTGTGGGAAGTAGCTAAGAAATTGTTTTAGTTTTGCTTTCTTCAAACTAAATCTCATGTCCAACAAGTCAAACTAGAATGGTTAGCCTAAAATAATGGGGACATGCAGATAGAgtgatttttttacttcatgTATAACTAAATAAACATCTTTTTGAATAGCATAAGGAGTATTGCATCTTATCTTACACAAATAACACTCCTTGAATTATAGATAGAGACTGGCAGTTTCTCTTTCATTAACTAATAAGGAAAGTAGAAGAGAATAGATAGAAAACACCTCAGATTATAGTGAGTGCTAAAGGCACATCTTGCAGACAAAGCATTAACTACATCCATAAGACTGGTAGGATTCAATTGTTGGCCAGAAAAAGCTGAAAAGGTACTACAACTTTTCAATTGAGTAGTCCTACAAATTCCCAATCTCAATTCTCCATCCTCAGCCCTGCCATTAAGTACAAAATGTTGGTCCTCTCGGTGTTATGTTTACTAGCTAAATATTTCACATAGAATTTAGGTCTTCATACAATCATATCTAAGAAATAGAACAACATCTCCAGATACAAGTTTCTTCTTGTTCACAAATGCACTCCAACCGGTAGTAAGCAAGTATCTTCGTGGCTCCCCTGCTCATGAGAAACAAGAAATAGAAACCCAAATAGTTAAGTGGTACTTTAATTGTTTTGTCCTTTTAACTTACAAACATAAGACATAAGAAACAGGAAATAGAACTTGCTTCTATGTCTACACCTTCCAACTTTCCTGTGAAAAAtgcaaaaaccaaaaaaacattgttttctttctctcaAGACGTTCATATCTTAGCTAAGAACactagaaagaaagagaactaCAAGGAGGAAAAAAACAAGAAGGGAAAGGCTTTGAAGATGGGAATCACAAACCCCTTCAGAGACCAATCCCTCTCCTTTACCAAAAGACTTCTTCCTTGGGCCCTTATGATTGTTGATGATTGACAAGTGCACCAATTCGTCtgaagtagtaaagttaaaacgaAAGTCCGATTGTTGAACTCACAGGAACTTTATTTGTATTtaggtaaataaatattttattaataaaagaagttaaagaaaattgacTTAAAAAGATTAtgagaaaaacaataatttaaattggcagaaaattaaatcaaaaagaggataaattaaacaagaatttaaattaaaaaattaaagactgaaaagatgagaaaatccaaaattattgtaaaaaaaaattcagaagatgagaatATTGAGAACTTAGCCTATCAGGGCTACtttttgatgtaatgttaatttttctctatttataattatttcaatttatactTGCAAGTactagtatactctaactttggtcccccgcatgaaagagcctaatttatttattttctctctcaaattccTTTGCAtagctaaaatagtaaattgcattaagaataaagatATATAACAGGCTAAACAATTATAAACTtatccctagtgatgactttatttagatatcaTGTTTCagttctattaaaaaataatattttccaacGCTACTCCTAAAtcttaccatgcaaatgggtgatcaagccacaagaaataatattaagcacatgaaaagataatgcaaatgtaGTATTCATATATAGATaagaagagaaattacatcaagagtagttggcTGTCAAGTTTCCAACAAAGGggatttagcctctcattgtcatagaggctttacaattgcaagagaggaatatttagtaaagggAGAAAATATAAGAAAGGGAACGGAGGAAAGGAATGATTCCAAATGtttgtttctccttcttctaACCTTTGTCttctataaaaaattgtattattctcttggaatttttgtgtgattttttcttcttctctcttcttcttttaaaagtGCATATTAACAGGCTTCTTACACTAAGTCTGTccttactttccttaattaacctgtttttcttaattagtttgtttttcttaattagtcatgttttccttaattagctcGCTATCCTTAATTATTCATACCTTCCTGAAttatcctattttttatggCTTTATCTTACTCActaagcatcataaattcatcacttttaatattctctatacaaaaacttaaatgatgttaatttaacaattatttgctcaaaaaagaaaaattagaagaaaaaattactaattcttatataatttgactccaaaatatactcataattagcaGTTATCAATGACCCTCACAATAACGACGACAACTTCAACAGTGATAGAGCGACACTGCAGGAGACACTGACAGAGGCATAGTGACACAGATGGAGTGAGAGGGGACACAAAGAGATCAATCGAAGTGGAGTGAGTGGAGTGAGAAAGGGCTAAGGCGAGAAactattaaaaatcaaaattttccttattcaaagatgattttttaaaaccGTCTTTAAATACTCCAAAACGATAAtgatttttaggaaaaattgttGTCGTTTTGCGGTTTCAACGACATTTTCGCAAAAATTGTCATTAAAATATTccttatatttacaaaaatgctacCGCTTTGAAAACGACAACGATTTTAGGAGAATTGTTGTTGAGCTTACGttgtaaaaaccatttttttagtagtgttagtTAGCAATCCATGAATAGCATGGaagcaaaattttatttgagaagCAAAATGTTAGTTTGTGCTTAAGAATGTTGGTGCAATGCTCCTGTCACTTGAGCACACTGTCACTGTTTGACTTGATAATGCTTTGTTTGCATGTCCTTTTGATATATGACTTTACATTTATGTGAAAATGCTAAAGCAGCTATACACTAGTTTAGGCCATGATCTCAACATAAACGGATACCAATCCATAAAGTATTTCATGTTTACAAATCAGTAGCGGACAACAATTGGAACTCGTGGAAATTGGAACTATTCACGTCACAATGAATCATGATCACTAAGTATATGAACCAAACTATGTAACTTTGTTGACAGTTATCTCTGCCTGCACAAATTTATCTTCACTAAAGCGTGGTTGTCGACTCCATGGCTATATCTCTTAAATTTGGATGTAACTTTAGCATCTCTAGCCACAATGCACTTATCAACATGCCAATCAGTGTTACGAGTAACGTAAATGTCAATTTATCAATGATTACAATTATTGATCAACAGGAATAGAAAATATCAAACTAAATTCTTACATTGGTTGGAAAGGAGGAGCTTGAGggtgaaggaaaaagaggagaaATAGAGGTCACGGATTTGAATCCCCCAATATCATTTCTAATAAAACTAGcatatgtgataaaaaaaatattcttacgTTAATTTGTACCATAAATAACATTTAACACACCATTAGGTAAACCATACTCAATTGTTAACTCTGCCACCATCACATTTGAAATTTGAGATGAGAAACACCTGAAAAGATGGTTTGTACTTATAAAAGCCCTGTTATAAGAAAAGTATAGCAAATAACTCAAGGCTTATGTATTTTTCAtacctataaaatatttttttttatattactacttttttttcttctcctagtacctataatatttttatgtttaatttttatacatgtcGTTACTGTTTATCCTTTAATTGATGATATGATTGATGAAGTGTGATGTTATTAGTGTCACATCATCTTGGTTTAACTAAGTTGTTGTTCTCTCATTTGTCATgtcattaagattttttttttattaaattgtaattttagtcctctataattttaaatctataattttgatcccttatttttaaatcaagacaTATAGTcctcctattttaaaaaatacgcAACTTTAATCCTTGACGCTTATGTgataaaagattaaatgaagtaaaaaataaaaagtgtcttAATAAGAATTGAACTCATAATcatttattcaaaaataaaataataaatcactaaaatacttattttatttagttaattatattaatattattttttatgtattattattcaagagttattaattttttttcgaatgataaaaaattttaaattaaaaaatatttaatatataattttttaaaaataaaagaactaaatatcttaatttaaaaataaaaaaactaaagtcacatatttaaaactataggataccaaaattacaatttaatctttttttttaattttaaaaatctataaCCAACCATAATCCCTTTCCCTCCGCCTCTCCTTCCCTTGAGCAACATCCATCACCCCTCCACCCTCACCGTTGCACCCCTTCCATCCCATAGATCTCTCGTCTTGACACCGTCACGGCCGTCGCCGCATATCTCCAATTGTGACACCAAAATTGTGAGAATGTATAGaagaaacaatattttaagtttataaaaaatctaatgaatgtaaatttaacacattttttaatgctcaaatttaaaacatttaactATATACAACTTATATTTGTAAGTATAAATAACTCTTATAGTGAGAATAAGACAAGTAATAGTTTATTGGTAGATTAGAAGGAGAATGATATATGCCATAGATATTTTCTTCAGGAAATAGAAAGGACAAGGGTAAGGAAACATATTTGTTAATTAGTAACCTAGCTAACAACTTGCCACCTGCCAGTTTCAATTCTCCAATACTAAAGACAATGTTTTCGACAGAAATTCACACGGTTGTCCCGTAATGCATCCATCATGGGATAAAGTATCCTCAAACTTTTCATGCTATCATACAAAAGAACTTGTATCTTTGATTTTGTTCGGCAATAGAGGGGCTTCAGAAGAAGGCGATGATGAGATAATGCTACTACTGGTCCCATATTTTTCGTAAGCCATTGTTTCTTGTTGAGCCTGACCCCATATTACAGCGTAAAACCCAATAGCTATTATAGCAGCTCCTATGATGCTACACAACAATCAAAATccaaacaaattattaattagaaaaaaaaattactagtaCTTTTCACTAATGTTATTTTCCTCATAATTAATTACCACATTTACGTACCTTCCAAGATATAGAGCATCTCCCAAAAATACAATCCCCATGGCAAGTGCAATGACAATCCCTAAAGGACTGAACATGGCAACATATACAGGGCCCTTCTTTCGACACGCCCATACATACACCACATTTCGTGTAGACATCACAACAATGCCCTACAAAAGccataaaataaactataatcATAAAATAAGGTCACAAGTTCCAATTGTACAGAAATATTGGTCACAACTCACAAGGTTACAAGTTCCAATTGTACAAAACTATATACTTACTGAATAAAATATGCACACCAACTCCATATCAAGTTTAAGTATCCATGCCTTAGGATTTTCTTCTGCAATGAAAGCGACAATGAAAGATAGGATAACAGAAAAACTGGAACTAATGGTTATCAGCATTAGCTCCTCAGGGTAGTCTTTGATAGTCCATGTCTGCATAATGCATATAAAAAGACTAATTTTTGTTATGTTAGGTCAAAGTGCCACACTACAGaaagaaaatatcatttaattattaagAGGAAAATGATTCAATTAATTGATATAAtccttttctaataaaaattaaattattaatatataaatattataagtcTATGCTAACTGATATTATTAAGAATGATACTTATGTCAAATTGATTTTCATCAAAATGAGataaatcacaattttttaatgATGATTTATATCTTCGTAGAAAATAGTTGGGATAAACTAATAATATGACATAAtattacaaatattaattttctacAGTAATATATAGAATAGTTTATTAATATGGTACATTATGCAATTAGTATAAactcataatatatatttatattaataatataatttcaattctattagataaaataattatgttaatagAGAAATTTACTATTTAACAAGTATGGttcatgatttcttttttttttttttccaatgtgAACACACATATACtttaaatgtttaataaaatttatttacctGAATAACTAGCGAGACTGAACCACAGAAGCAACCAACTGCAAGGAGAAATCCTCCTAGTAGCCATTTGGACTGTTGAGATGATAGAAAAGCATTGTTTGGCATCACATCAATTGTCATAGGCAACCCCTTGTATAAGGTCATAATTAATGCTCCAGCAATTGAGACCACAGTTCCAATGGATTTTGCTTGGCAGCTTTGTAGTTTTAGATCCAACCTTTCCATCCTAAAAGCACATATCAATGCAAAGGGTTCACActacatttttaattagttcataTAAGCGTACAAAACTTGTGATTGGTCTAACACTTTTAAAGGTAAACAGATCTTTAACTTTAATTATGTATCGTTTCCTCCATGTTTTGATCATTCAGTTTACGAATTTCCttgagaaataaaattatatcctctcccttctatttaaaaaatgagaagaaaaaaaacttttttcttaaaaaaaaggaagtaaatTGATTTCTCTCTTCACTTTGTTAGCTCCCCTCTTTCTTCTCTATCCTTGACATCTTGTTTGAAGTCatcttttaagttaaaatattaaaaaaatatcaaataattcacattgttattttatattaattcaattaatcatttgGTGCCTACTTAGGTACACTTGTGCACACTTTTTAGTTTAGTTCCTTCACATAAAAACTCTACGTTTTAGTCTATGCCGTCAATTCCAATGTAACaccgtaattttttttttgctatcatTGCCATGTGATGAGGTCAATTCATGTGCACTGTTGGCATGCTAAGCTGATGGGTTTATAAtgatttattattcatttggtCATTGCTCAAACTTTGCATTTTAGTCTCTTCCTAGAATCTCTACATTTTAGTCCTTATgcgaacaatttttttatgtttcagtcTTTACCATCATTTTTCAAGTAACTCTGTTAATTTTAAGAGTTCTAAAGTTGTTAATACACTGCAATTCACGCGTGAATTTTGGTTGAACTCGGAATATTTCTTCGCTAGCCAaggattaatttttcaaaaaattaaaattcatttaaaagatTGATatcttttaacatattttttttttcttgtgccaTATCAAACTTCTGACTAGACAAAATTTTCTGTCAATTATGATGTTAGGACGGACCACGCGTGAATAAAGACTGAGAgaaaactcttaaaaaaatactatactaTATTGAgctttctattttattaatgaaactTAAAAGATcaagttaaatataaaatcaatcctttttttattaaaaaaaatgatattaatgcAACAATGAAGAGCATCTAGAAAGTTAAAATTGCGTTAACAGAAAAGAATTGGAAGCACACCTGCAAATAATGGCAATTATGAAAGTATAAGCTGGAACAATATCCTCCATGGTTGACGTCAGAGTGGGAGAACTATACCCAAGTCCAGTATAAATAAGCGTCTGTATGGTGACGCTATCACAAGAAAATCCCTTACATCATTAACgattaaattaacattaaacaaaaaaaaattattttgccgTTATTAATTAGCATACCTGAGCAAGCCAAGAACAAAAATTCTGAAGAGTATGGAATTATTGATCGGTGTGGGAGCTCTGTTTCTGTGAAATGAATCGAAGAGACATGTTATGTTTGCAAACAAACATGTTCCTAAGagtggtttggtttggtttggatgTGAagcaacaaacaaacaaacctgTGACGAATTGTGGTGGCTAGGAGCAGAAAACAGAATCCGAGAAGGTTTGAATACGCAACATAAACAAAAATGCTCATCCCTTTGGACATTGATGCTTTGATGAGAGTGTTCAAACCCACACTCAAGACCTGTGCCACAACCATTACAAAGGTTATCCCTGCGCCTTGCATTTCGTTCACTACTACTCTGTCTCTGTCTTAATTCCTCTCTTCAACGTgtgttgttgttttgtttcttttggtgaATAAACTGAATACAATGTGTGTGGGTTTGCGTGCGGTACTACTAATTGATTCAATGTTTGAGTACAGGTGTGACGTTAATAGATTATGAACGTGTGAGTGTGAGTGTCGATGAGTTGCTTTCAGATATATTTGAGAAACTAATCAACTATTCATATAGGGAAACATTTCTATAATTTGCTTAGAGGTGTGATGACGTGAATGTGAATATTATGCACCTGTCCAACCATTTGCTTTGAGAACTTGTTTTAATCTTTACGGCACTGGCTTATTTTACTTTACACGTTAGATTTCcacattattttaatcattcaaCATATTTTGTGTACATATTTTTGTCTTATAAAGgaggaaagaaaatataaaaaaaaatgtgaattaattaagaaaatggaaaaaaaaaactcttaagaACAAAATTA is a window from the Glycine max cultivar Williams 82 chromosome 2, Glycine_max_v4.0, whole genome shotgun sequence genome containing:
- the LOC100792641 gene encoding WAT1-related protein At5g40210, which codes for MQGAGITFVMVVAQVLSVGLNTLIKASMSKGMSIFVYVAYSNLLGFCFLLLATTIRHRNRAPTPINNSILFRIFVLGLLSVTIQTLIYTGLGYSSPTLTSTMEDIVPAYTFIIAIICRMERLDLKLQSCQAKSIGTVVSIAGALIMTLYKGLPMTIDVMPNNAFLSSQQSKWLLGGFLLAVGCFCGSVSLVIQTWTIKDYPEELMLITISSSFSVILSFIVAFIAEENPKAWILKLDMELVCIFYSGIVVMSTRNVVYVWACRKKGPVYVAMFSPLGIVIALAMGIVFLGDALYLGSIIGAAIIAIGFYAVIWGQAQQETMAYEKYGTSSSIISSSPSSEAPLLPNKIKDTSSFV